In Plectropomus leopardus isolate mb unplaced genomic scaffold, YSFRI_Pleo_2.0 unplaced_scaffold16513, whole genome shotgun sequence, a single window of DNA contains:
- the LOC121964637 gene encoding forkhead box protein B2-like — MNSSMESVYSTQADTALLLNNGHAHPSHHHHIHPAYTGHGQAHRRHTPPLPPSSPSRERLRHSQPMHIQAVRLLLCLAGVSQSLFGPR, encoded by the exons ATGAATTCCTCCATGGAGAGTGTGTACTCTACGCAGGCAGACACTGCGCTGCTCCTGAACAACGGCCATGCGCACCCTTCACACCACCACCACATACACCCTGCCTACACGGGACATGGCCAGGCCCACCGTCGTCACACCCCGCCCCTGcctccttcctccccctccAGGGAGAGGCTGCGGCACTCTCAGCCGATGCACATCCAGGCCGTCAG ATTATTGCTCTGTTTAGCAGGTGTATCGCAGTCCCTGTTTGGTCCAAGATAG